ACGATCATTGATAAAAAAATTGATCATCTACATACTTTAATTGAAAATCTTCTTTCCTATACCTTATTAAGTTCAGGAAAATATTCGTATAAACCAAAGGATGTTGACGTAAATCGAGCAATTCGCCTTTCACTTTCGGCCTGGTATCCAATTTTTGAAAAAGAAGGACTGGAAGTAGACGTTCAGTTGTTTGAAAAAACATTATCTTGGAAAATGGATCCAAATTGGTTTGAAAGAATATTGGATAATCTATTTCAAAACGTCGTAAGACATGCAAAGTCAGGCAAATATATTGGGATCCTTTGCGAGGAAAATAAGATCATTATTAAAGATCGTGGTCCTGGGATGAAAAATAAATCGGACCAATCAGGAGTTGGAATCGGATTATCAATCATTGAACTTATGACAAAGGAAATGGGAATGATTTGGAATATTAATTCTTCGAACGAAGGAACAACGATCACGGTAACGAAACCTTAGTGAGTGCGTTTGATTTTATCAACGTACTCTTTTTTATTTTTAAACAAAATTTAACCTTCCTTACAACTCGATTTTAAGATTCATTGTTTATTCTGTATTCAGAGGTGATAAACATGAGTCAATTAATAGTAGAAACGAACAATTTAACAAAATCATTTAAAGGAGCACAAGCTGTTAATTCAGTAAATTTAAACATACCGAAAGGATCCATATATGGCTTTCTAGGACCAAATGGTGCAGGAAAAACAACCGCTATTAAGCTGCTTTTAGGATTGATGAAAGAAACTTCAGGATCAATACAAATATTTGGAAAAGACCTAAAAAAAGACAAACAAATGATTCTTAGAAGAATTGGATCTTTAGTAGAATCTCCTTCGTATTATGGTCATTTAACCGCCAGAGAAAATTTACAATTATTGCAAACAATATTACATGTTCCAAAAGAAAGAATCGATGAAGTGCTTGCTATTGTCCGCTTAGAAAAAGATGATAATCGCCCAGTTAAAGGCTTTTCATTAGGAATGAAACAAAGACTTGGAATTGCATCAGCTCTTCTAGGAAATCCTGAACTTCTTATTCTAGACGAACCAACAAATGGACTTGATCCCTCTGGTATTATCGAGATTCGAGAATTAATTAAAAGTTTACCAGAAAAATATGGTGTGACTGTCCTCGTTTCAAGTCATCTTTTATCAGAGATTGATCAAATGGCAACCGAAGTAGGTATTATTTCAAAAGGATCACTCATTTTTCAAGATTCTATTGAAGTTCTAAGAAAGAAATCGGTTAGTAAAATACGTATTCAAACAAACAATTCCAAAGCTGCATGGAATATTTTAGTGAAAGAAGGCTTAAAAGGGGAAATTGAAGGAAATTACCTTTCGTTTAAGCAAAACAAGAACAAAGAAGTTGCTGAAATGATTCGTATTCTTGTCCAAAACAAGTTGGACGTTTATCGAGTGGAAGAAGTAAAGAGATCACTAGAAAGCATTTTCCTAGACATGACAAAAGAGGAGAAAAGCTTATGATTTTTAGGTTGTTACGTGCTGATTTTAAAAAACTAAAAGTTGGAATGTGGATTCTTGTTTTCTTAGGACCGATTGGAATATTTGGATTAACGACTTTAAATTATATGCTTCGTTATGAATATCTTCTTCGGCAGTCAGATGATCGCTGGATGCAGCTATTACAGCAAATCAATCTTTTTCTCGCACCAGCTTTACTTTTAGGAACTGTCCTACTTGCCTCATCATCTGCAACTATTGAGCATGAAACAAATGCTTGGAAGCAGGTACTAGCGCTCCCTATAAGCAGAGTAAAGGTGTATTGTTCTAAGTTTATTATGATTAGTATTTTATTGCTTATTGCTACAGTTCTTATGTTTATTGGTACATGGTTTTTCGGTAGCCTTTATGGTTGGGAGCAAAATATACCGTTTAAAGAGATTGCAATTAACAGCTTTTACCCGTATTTCGCTGCAATGCCTATATTAGCCATACAGCTTTGGTTTTCAGTCACATCGTTTAATCAAGGAACACCGTTAGCAGTAGGAATCATTGGTGCTGTTGTGTCTATGTACTCATATGGAGGTCCTGAATGGCTCATTTGGAAATGGCCGTTGCTTCAAAATAAATGGGAAATACCTGAAATTAGTGCGTTATTAGGAATTGTTGTTGGTGGACTCATTTTTCTTATCAGTGTTATTCATTTTGACCGAAAGGATGTGAAGTAATTGCTAGGAAAATTATTATATACAGAATGGATCAAACTAAAAAAATCAAAGGTTTTACAAATCTTATATATTAGTCCCATTCTATCTACTGTCTCTGCTTATTTTACTTTTATTGATTTTCCTGGTAATCAATGGATGAACTCGTTTTATGCCATGATTATGGTTCAAGCGGTTTTGTTTTTACCATTACTTGCTGGTCTTTTTTCCGCTGCTGTCTGCAGGTACGAACACGCAGAAGGGGAAATTTGGAAACAGTTATTAGCACTACCTGTTAATCGAATTCAGGTGTATAGTTCTAAGTATATTATTGTTTGCTTATTTGTCGCCCTTACTCAAATATTATTATTAGTAGGCTTGTTTCTCGTAGGATTAGTACATGGTTACAATGATCCTTTTCCGTGGCAGGGTGTTCTTGTTCGATTGTTTATGGGCTGGTTAGGCTGTTTACCAATTATCGCTTTACAATTATGGGTATCTACAGCATGGTCCAGCTTTGCTGCACCAGTTGCTTTAAATGTCATTTTAACACTTCCTAACATATTAATCGCAAACTCAGAAAAATTTGGGCCGTGGTACCCTTGGGCACAACCATTTTTAGGAATGGTGTTAGAGCAGCAATCAGGTTTTACATTTTCGATTGAAACCCTTGTGTTTGTTATTGTTGGAGGGTGTGTGATTTTTACGTTAGGTGGTTTGGTTTATTTTCAGAGGAAAGCTGTTTAGTTAAGAAGTGCCTGACTAATATTAATATTATCAGGCACTTCTTATGTTTATTGTTTAACTTGTCTATACATCCAATCAATCATATCCTTGTTATCGTAGGCTGGTACCCAAGAAGCATGATTATAGCCTAATTCTGCAGGATACTCTGTATATATAGGGTTTCCTCCAGCTTCTTTTATTGCCTCAATAGCATTTCTTGTATGTGAAACAGGAATTACTGCATCATCTTCAGCATGAAAAGCCCATATTGGTTTATCTTTTAAAACATGTACTGTCTCAGGATTTCCACCGCCTGCAATTGGGACCATAGCAGCAAAAAGATCAGGGTATGCAATATTCAAATTAAATGTTCCATATCCTCCTTGAGAAAGTCCTGTTGAATATAGTCGATTTTGATCAATATTGTAATCATGAATCACTTTTTGTAAGATATTGTAGGCTTTTCCTAGATCCTCTGAAAATTCGAATACACTGGACAAATCGATAATATTATCCGAATTCCGAGTAATTCCAAATCCACCGTCATGTTGATTTCTTGCCTGTGGTGCAAGAACAAAGGCTGGATTCTTGGATTGATTTTCAGGTGCAGCCCATATAACAGCGCCATCATTTGCAAGCAATTGTTTCTGATTATCGTTTCCTCGTTCGCCACCCCCATGAAGAAAAAGAACAAGCGGGTAAGAAACAGAAGGATCATAGTTTTCTGGAATATAAAGACGATAAGGCATGTTATTATAGTCTAACTCTAGAAACTTATCAGCAATATCCTCTCTATTTACAAAATAGTAATTGAATGTGACCACCTCGCTACTAGTATTTCCTTTATTTCTTGTAAGTGCTTTTTCGTTAACATTACCACGAAAAGCAAAAGCCTTAATTGTTACATCTTTATTGATTGCAATGGGCTCAGAATACAAAATACTGTTTTTAGTAGGTATACTACCATCTGTTGTGTAATAGATTTTAGTCCCCGGAGTACTAGTTGATAAGGTAACGAGCTGTTCCTTGTAATATTGACCAGAATTGTGCGAGGTAGACGGCGGTTGTACAACACCATTAGCTGGGTTGTTGTCTGCAAATACTGAAAGAGAGAAAAGGAAGAACATAGAGA
This Metabacillus endolithicus DNA region includes the following protein-coding sequences:
- a CDS encoding ABC transporter ATP-binding protein, producing MSQLIVETNNLTKSFKGAQAVNSVNLNIPKGSIYGFLGPNGAGKTTAIKLLLGLMKETSGSIQIFGKDLKKDKQMILRRIGSLVESPSYYGHLTARENLQLLQTILHVPKERIDEVLAIVRLEKDDNRPVKGFSLGMKQRLGIASALLGNPELLILDEPTNGLDPSGIIEIRELIKSLPEKYGVTVLVSSHLLSEIDQMATEVGIISKGSLIFQDSIEVLRKKSVSKIRIQTNNSKAAWNILVKEGLKGEIEGNYLSFKQNKNKEVAEMIRILVQNKLDVYRVEEVKRSLESIFLDMTKEEKSL
- a CDS encoding ABC transporter permease, which translates into the protein MIFRLLRADFKKLKVGMWILVFLGPIGIFGLTTLNYMLRYEYLLRQSDDRWMQLLQQINLFLAPALLLGTVLLASSSATIEHETNAWKQVLALPISRVKVYCSKFIMISILLLIATVLMFIGTWFFGSLYGWEQNIPFKEIAINSFYPYFAAMPILAIQLWFSVTSFNQGTPLAVGIIGAVVSMYSYGGPEWLIWKWPLLQNKWEIPEISALLGIVVGGLIFLISVIHFDRKDVK
- a CDS encoding ABC transporter permease, with product MLGKLLYTEWIKLKKSKVLQILYISPILSTVSAYFTFIDFPGNQWMNSFYAMIMVQAVLFLPLLAGLFSAAVCRYEHAEGEIWKQLLALPVNRIQVYSSKYIIVCLFVALTQILLLVGLFLVGLVHGYNDPFPWQGVLVRLFMGWLGCLPIIALQLWVSTAWSSFAAPVALNVILTLPNILIANSEKFGPWYPWAQPFLGMVLEQQSGFTFSIETLVFVIVGGCVIFTLGGLVYFQRKAV
- a CDS encoding chitobiase/beta-hexosaminidase C-terminal domain-containing protein — its product is MLKRKLKFFISTIVVTLSMFFLFSLSVFADNNPANGVVQPPSTSHNSGQYYKEQLVTLSTSTPGTKIYYTTDGSIPTKNSILYSEPIAINKDVTIKAFAFRGNVNEKALTRNKGNTSSEVVTFNYYFVNREDIADKFLELDYNNMPYRLYIPENYDPSVSYPLVLFLHGGGERGNDNQKQLLANDGAVIWAAPENQSKNPAFVLAPQARNQHDGGFGITRNSDNIIDLSSVFEFSEDLGKAYNILQKVIHDYNIDQNRLYSTGLSQGGYGTFNLNIAYPDLFAAMVPIAGGGNPETVHVLKDKPIWAFHAEDDAVIPVSHTRNAIEAIKEAGGNPIYTEYPAELGYNHASWVPAYDNKDMIDWMYRQVKQ